actggaATAGAGATTTTATTAGCGTATATTAACGTTCAAACTCTTACGCAACGACAAAAAAAAGTTCGCAAAATCTATGTATTATTTCATATCGCATGACATAGAAATTCTGTATCGCCAATTTTTCGTACAATTTCTCAGTGAATTAAGGTAGCATTGTATCCAATAACCGCATCCATTTGGTTCATGGAAAATGTCCTCGCCAAGCAATATCCGCGGGCGAGCCTGAACACTCCTGTACCTCCAACAATCGGCATTTCCCTAACCTCCCTCATCACCGGATTTCGACCAACCACGCTAAACGAGCTACCGTTGTAAGCATCACTAATGAAGTTATATGTAAGCGTCATTAAGAGGCTAAACTCATCGTGCTGCGACGACATGGCATAGATCCCCTGGGCCCGGCCCAGCAGAGTTGAGTTCAAGTCCGGAGTGGCAGTGAGCGGGTTGTCCATCACAAAGATGGACCCGAACATGGACGCGATTGGGTCTGAGCTCGAGAAGTTGGAGGCACGGCCTGCAACCCGGACGGCTGTCGGGTTCGGACCACCAACTATATCGTGCATGTAGAACTCAATATGGGTGACCTTGGGCCTCTTAGCCTCTGGTGTTGAGGCTACAAGAACTGCAACCAGAAGGAATATGAAACGCTTGGTTGCCAAACCCATGTTTAGGTATCTGCTAACACTTGTTTCTCACCATAACTATTGAGAATGGACTTATATATGCACAgatacacacacagagagagagagagagagagagagagagagagagagagagagagagagagagagagagagagagagagagagagagagagagagaggctgtgTGTTCAAAGCAGTTGAAAACATTGTCCCCCGTAGGACAAGGATACTACAAACTTCCAAGCTTTTTAGGACCACAATTTCCACACGGCAAGGTCCTGGTGCTTGCAGTCCGCGGCAGGTGGAATGCAGATTCTCAATAGAAAATTCCAggtcttctaaccaaaggaagcTTCTTTTCCCTCCTATATTCAAAGGAGGAACAGAACAAGACCTGCTGAGGGGAACTTTCATGGATCTACATGTATATACCCTCGTGTCATCAAAATATGATCATCTCTATACTTGGGTATTAACTTAAGACTCCAATGTTGGCAAAAAGATGGACAAGTCACCAAACTAAACGTAGAACTTTCAACTGTGAAAGCCGAAAACGCCAATAAAAGTGCATACACCGACTATCCAATAGATTGAACAAGTACTTTATTAAAGTCGGAAAATGTAAAAATCGTTAAGTCATAGGAATAACATTGTAGCTTTAAGAAGCAGTTATGCCATTGGCAGTAGCAGAAAAATACAAGGACAAGGGGAAAAAATAGATCAATGAATCGACCAGCAGCAAATTCTACCGAGAAAATCAGCACAAGTCGCCAGGCTTGCCAATTGGTATGTTCTGCACCGCTAATAACCCTGTAACTGCATTTCATTGCCAACTTATGAAACTCCCGCATCCACCAGTAAAAAAATGGGGACCTCAGTTAGATACTAGAAAAGCCGATGAACAAGTGCGTTATGGTCATTGTTCCTGTCGTGCAAGAACACAGCCTAAATCATGGTAGAAAACTTTGCCCTGGAAAGTTGCCCTGGTAGAAATCATGGTATGATTGACTTTGTTGAAGCGTTTTCATAAACGAGATGAATAAAACATGAATAATCCGCCTGTGGATTCCAAACATAAAGGAACCAACCACAGCGTATTTAAATAGAAATACAAAGTTTTCCATCAAATTTTTAGTCAATCTTATTTGAGGCCCCCGAACATGGTCTCTTGTATCTTCTAAAACCATATTGGAAAAGCATttccatgagatggccgaaaaACCACCATTCTCAGACACACAAGAAGATAATACTTTGCTAACAACAGAATCTGTAGTTATGGTCCACGTTAATGTTTTTCTAGAATGATGCTTCTGAGGAGAAAAGCAGCTATTCGTTAAACTACTTGATTACTCTCTCACTTCCCTCTAGAGTAATCACTTACCTTGATCGGGGTACCCCCAAAATCATAGCGGGTGATTGCTTTCCCTTAACAGGGCAATGGATGCTATGGATCACACTCATCCATGACCCCCCAATGGAGTGATATAAAATTGGTTTCTCGACTTCATCTCTAACCAAATAATTGTGTAAAAATTCCTCAGATTCACCCACAAAGGCATTCCGTCAAAAATGATTGGTATAGAAGGCAAAGAACAAAGTTGAACTTTTATTTTAGGGTAAGGACTTTTGAGATACATAAGGGAAAGATTTGATTTGTCTGGCATCTCTAACTTACAATACCAATGTCAAAACTTCCAATTCTAATGATGAAGCGGCGAATTAGCACATCTTCAGGTTTGCAATGCCTCTTTCTGTAAAATGAGCATTTGAATAATGACATGATGACTTTCTTTGTGTAAATGTGGTTGTGTGTGGGTTATCTTCCAATTGAAGGTGCTGAACCCACAAGTGATCCATCCACAAACTGCCACAGATTGAACATATTATCATTTGTGATGTCTGATTGGTGAGATTTCATGAGCGATGAAATGAACAGCTGGAATCCATGAGAGCTTGGGCTGGGGTAGGATTCCTTTGGAGAATTCGAGTTTTATATACTTACGGAATGTCAGCAATCAAACAGAACTTTTTTACTTACGGAACGTCAGCAATCAAATAAAACATTAAGGAAAACTTGGTATATGTTCACGCATTAAATCAAATGTCCGTTCCTTGGTAATGACCAACTTGTTATCAAGATGTGTCCCATAACTTCACCACCTGGAAAAGCTGCTTTACCAGTCTCATAGGCAATTTCAATCGTTTTGATCCAAATACTTGTTGGGCGAAGGGAACACCACAAGAAGAAATTTCTTACTAGGATCTAAAACTGCActtctatttgtttttgttttttgataagtaaaacTGCACTCCTATTTGTTATGATTCCATCAATGAGTGTGAGCAAAATCAAGATAAAGAAGATGCCAAGGGGCACTGTCCAAgtacaaaagcaaaaaatatttctttcaacATACGTTTTGAAACCTTACGTCGTATCATATAAGGCTAAGTAGATAACTAGATTTTCCATAAATAAGTAATGAATTGATTCCTTTCAGCATTTTGCTTCTTAGTGGATTGCTTCCTGTTTTGTTTAGTTGTTTCTTGTTGCTTGTAGTCTGCTATATGCAGCCCTGCCCTGTCCCCGTTTGGGCTGTTTTCATAAGGGCTATATGCCCTGTGGGTTCTGTTTTGTGCTTTCAATGAATttaagttaccaaaaaaataatactgaATTGATTCATAGCAGATTTTAACCTTTTTCCAAAGGAAATAAATTACTCCAACAAGCTCGTAACACATTTATGGGTTTTACTAATAAGTAGTTCCCTTCAACACAATGTACGATATCATAAAACACGTACAATGAATTAATAGTTTAAATACAAATTTGAACTTCGTATTGGAGTTCTCTAAGCTGAAACATATAAATACTTTAGCTAGTAAAACAATTTGTTGAAATATCTCATTTTACCCAATGGCCAAACATAAATAGACTATAAAGAACAGGATAAGCTAACGAATCCAATCTGGAAAAACAATAGCAAAGAACAACACCTCCAGATAAATAAACTCTAGGACTCTCGCATCATCTCCTTCAACCACAAAGTGATCTACACTTAGCAAATTTCACTAGCAAATTTCACTACGTAAAGAAGCTCCACGAAAGGGTCAAAGAACGTACTTTAGGAGTTCGACAAACAACCTCTTTGAAATACAGTTAACCATAGGAACCAGGGAGGTGAAAGAGGCAGGAACCCGAAAGAAAGCATCAACTACTTATCTCACCATCCCTAGGTGAAGCCACTGAATCTAACACCTGAATTTAACATAACAGATGGTGTTTGCTCCGGCAATCACAGACCCCATCAAAGAGGAATATGTTTCCAACAGAGAATAAGCCCCATcattatatatataagaaatttAATACCTAATAGCTTCCTAGGCTAATAGTATACTGATTACCGAGACAACAGTTGACAAGTGAAAAGTAACGAAAACAGATAACCCCAATATGTTGCAGTACTGAGCCCTCATATCAATCATCTCAGACCAAGTACACAAATCAAGGTATGCACTCAGAGTACTTACATAAGAAGACACAGTAGTCCAGACTCCAGATCCATTCTCTACAATTCCACATGGGACATTGGATACGCTGCCTCTCCAATACCTTTCCATCACAAACAGCTGGAAAAAGGTAAAACGAAGAGTAAGGGTAGTGGGATGAAACCATCTTAGACAACTTACCATACTTCCGAAATAACAAAAACGATAATAGAAACAAATCTGGTAGTCGGATCGGGCACAAAATGTTGCATGCTAAATTTTTCCTCATTGCAGAACATAATACTTCCTTCCATAAATTGGTGAAGGCAAGCATAAGGAGAAAATACTCCCATAACTATTTACTTGGTGAGCACGTATATTTCTATATGTAATTCTGCCTACCCGCCATTTTACTATTCAACAATGCTCCTCAACTGCATATAATACTTGCTGGAAAGAATTTTCATCCATAAAGGGCGTCTAATAGCATAAAAAAATCGCCCACTTGGGAAGGGAACAAAAGTTTAAGAATATTCACAAGGTATGAGACTAATATTACTGTTCAGATCTTAGTTTGAATTACACAAAGGAAGCAGGTGCATCTGGAGTAGGATTAGTATTAACTCATTAAGCATACCCTCCAGGCAGACCAAATTCAACAACATATAGGGGACCCAgctgaaaaaaggaaaaaaaatcaacagtTATAGACCGCCTTTAACAGAAACTTGAAACAAACATTTATAAGAATTTGGAAGTGAATTTCCAGATGTACTCGGAACCTGAGTCAAAAGACATTTACCTCATATGCTTTTGCCCTGTGATGTTCCGAGTGAAGGTGAAGGATATCATGTTTTCCATTATTGAACTCTGCCCATGCTAAATTTTAACTTTTCGGACATAATTGGTTTCACCTTCATCACTTGCCTACATCTACTGTCAATACCGTCCTTGAGTTTCCGCCGTAGTCCCTCATCCAGCAAATCAGGTTCTCCTGCCATGTTCAGCGCATCACATACTAACCTATATGTATATTCTCTAGGAACTGAGCCTCCATCAGCCAACTCAACCAATAAATCACGGGCCTCCAGCACTCTTCCAGTTTCACACAGTGCATGGATAATTGGAGTGTACGAACTTGAAGTTGGCATTCCATGATTCATGTTTTGCATTCTCTGCAGCATCTCAATAGCCTTATCAATCTCATTAACAGCACTGTAATATCGAATCAAAGAATTATACGTGACCCGGTTTGGGAGACACCCCCTTTTAACCATACCATCAAACAATTCTAGTGCCCTCTCGATTCTATTAGTTTTACAACAACCATCAATCAAACAGTTGTAAGTTACAACATCAGGAACAAAACCCTTGAATAGCATGATACGAAACAAGTGGTTTGCTTCCCACATCCTCCTCCTAATGGCCTTCCTGCACCCAGTTTGCATGCTGTGCTTACAGTAAGAACTAATCAGTATCGTGTATGTTAACGTATCCGGTGGGCATCTGAACCCTGGTAATTCCATTTGCTCCAACAAAAACTTTGCCTTTTTGAAGTTTCCTGCCCTACAAAGAGCATAAATAATTGTGTTATAGGCGTAAACATCTGGTTTACAATGGAACTGCTTCATCCTATAGAATGCAGCCAATGCTTCATTGACTAATCCCTCTTCTCCAAGAACTTTCATCAAACAAGTTACTGTAGATGTAGTTACAAGCCCGCCAGTCTCTCTCCAAGCCATTTCTTTGAGGAACTCCCAGAGGTCCTTCAACTTATTTCCTCTGGCCAACACACAAGCCATCTCCCTGCAAGTAATCTCATTATGGGTAAACCCAAAATGGGTCTCAACCCAATAGTAGAACTCCATTGCTTTGTCTAAACCTAATTTGACTTTCAGAGGGTCTCTATAGGCAGCGGGACCAAGAACAATCACCCCCTTGCGAAATTTATTATACTCTTCTCTAAGGCTTCTTTGTTTGAGAGGAGCACGGTGTCTGAAACCTTTTTGACGACCAACGGACCTAGTGGATTGGAATAAGAATCTAGGTATGGATCTCAACACCTCAGAAATAGTTTCAACATTCCATGGATGGTTGTTGAGAGCAGTGATAGCTGAGGCAGCTAATTGGGCATCAAATGGCCTGTGTTGGATTATCACAGCCAACACTTGGTTTACGATAGAAGTAGTGCCACGGTACCGAGGTTGTGATGAGATCATCTTATGGCTATCACTGCCTGCGGGACAAAAAAATATAGGACGTAAGGGATGTTTCCTATTAAGTGAACCATGTTAACCTAATCAATATTGGAAGTTACAAATCAATTGGATGTTTGTTAGTTGAAGCATCCAATAGGCTGCTCAAAGAGATGTCATATTGTCATGTCAAAATTCCAATAAAGCATAGTATGACTCCTAGATATCCATGAATAATGACTTCGAAATCGTTACTGTCTAGTGTGTTATGACATTGCTGGTCCAGAAGATCTTGAGTCCAAGTCTCATGTACTTTTTTGTACTCTATTTTACATGTTCGCCACCATGGTCAATTATGTTCATTGAGTGATCATTGTTCAGACTACCTTCCTAACAATTTAAAGTTTTGAACAAATAGAGATCTAACAAACCAGCTATGCACgacaattcaaattttttattccaaataaattgcatcaaatttttatttatttatcagcAGCATCAAAAATATTAACTGAAGAAGTTTATCATCTGAGTTACACAAGAACATATTATATCAGCAAGTATGATGAAGGGCATAAGAAAGGAGACCCACACCTCAAATCATCACCATTTGTGCATAGTGGCTACTTCAGACACATGTCCTCATAGCTAGGATCTGGTTTTACACTAAAACACCGCCCAGTTTTTACAGCAAAGGAGACAAGTAATTAGGCCTGCAATTACTGATATCACAAACAATTAGGCCTATCACAATTCTATAGAAActacaaatattaaaaaattggtcGTTTCATTTTAGAAATGGCATCACCCAACCTAACACTGAAAGATCATTATAAAGTTTGGAATTAACTCTCTGAAAAAACATATCATTAAACTACTTACTTCTCACCAAGCTGGCTCATAATGAATTGACCATTAATTTCTTATAGCATCAATGGGAATAGTTAGCTAGGAAAAAAATGCCTACCCTccaacaaaaattgaaaggaaATCCCTCAAAATAGTTTCAACATAGCGCAACGATATCCCAAACAATTTCTGAGCTAAGGTGTCCTTACATTTCACATTTCGGAAGCTCAAGACACACTTTTATTTTTACTGGGCCTTTTAATACCTTGAAAAGCAGTTGAACCAAGTCAGGATGAAATGCCATGCTGCTAAGTACTAAGAGTAAATGATAAACCGCTATTAAAAATAACGGAAAAGGAGAAAGTAGCAATGACAATGTACGCGAGAATGTTTGCATCCGTAGCTTTTGTTTTCTGTCTGTGTATTATACCATGCTGAATTGAATCAATCAAAGGGTAGCTAGGTTCTCGTTCCATACTTTCTTAAGATGAAAGTTCAAGGATTCCTAGCACCAAACAAAATCTGATTAACAGATGAAAACAATCAGGGATTTCTAGAGAAAAGAAACTCTGAGTgccaaaccaaaaaagaatCAGGGATTATTGGAAAATCA
This DNA window, taken from Rhododendron vialii isolate Sample 1 chromosome 8a, ASM3025357v1, encodes the following:
- the LOC131336219 gene encoding dirigent protein 23-like, coding for MGLATKRFIFLLVAVLVASTPEAKRPKVTHIEFYMHDIVGGPNPTAVRVAGRASNFSSSDPIASMFGSIFVMDNPLTATPDLNSTLLGRAQGIYAMSSQHDEFSLLMTLTYNFISDAYNGSSFSVVGRNPVMREVREMPIVGGTGVFRLARGYCLARTFSMNQMDAVIGYNATLIH
- the LOC131336216 gene encoding pentatricopeptide repeat-containing protein At1g77405, encoding MISSQPRYRGTTSIVNQVLAVIIQHRPFDAQLAASAITALNNHPWNVETISEVLRSIPRFLFQSTRSVGRQKGFRHRAPLKQRSLREEYNKFRKGVIVLGPAAYRDPLKVKLGLDKAMEFYYWVETHFGFTHNEITCREMACVLARGNKLKDLWEFLKEMAWRETGGLVTTSTVTCLMKVLGEEGLVNEALAAFYRMKQFHCKPDVYAYNTIIYALCRAGNFKKAKFLLEQMELPGFRCPPDTLTYTILISSYCKHSMQTGCRKAIRRRMWEANHLFRIMLFKGFVPDVVTYNCLIDGCCKTNRIERALELFDGMVKRGCLPNRVTYNSLIRYYSAVNEIDKAIEMLQRMQNMNHGMPTSSSYTPIIHALCETGRVLEARDLLVELADGGSVPREYTYRLVCDALNMAGEPDLLDEGLRRKLKDGIDSRCRQVMKVKPIMSEKLKFSMGRVQ